DNA from SAR324 cluster bacterium:
CAGCAGTTTCTTCCTCAGCGGCTTCAACAGTTTCTTCAATTTCTTCAGTGATCTCAGCGGAGGATTCACACTCATCAGCAGCGGCTTCGAGTTCTTCAAAGCTGTCAATCAACAGCGCGAGTTTGTCATGCATTTCTTGACGCTCTGCTTCAAGAACTGTGTTCTGTTCTTTGAGGTTGTCAATTTCTAGTTGATATTCTTCAATTTTTTCAACTGCTTGCCGAATGCGGGATTCCAGGCGGGAAAGTAAGTCAGACATTGCTGGTCCTCAATGGAAATGTTTGGGTGTCGTGGTCCATGACAGTGAGCGGATGACTGCAAGCATAGCAGATCCGGAAGAGAACAGTATGCAACAAGTGTACAAGCTAGGTTAGGATGTAATTAACTGAGGAAAGGTTGAGTCGAAATTGAAAGTTTAATCATTATGGAAAGAAATCTAGGGGATTGGACTAAGAATTCGGATTATCGGTATCGACTAATTAATAATTTGTACAAAAAAGACCCAACTATGATGAATAATCTTCTCAAGAAATAAACAGTTGGTAAAAATTTCGAATTGATTATGAGTTCTTCTTTGTACATTCGAACTAAATTTTTATTACTCTCTCCAGTCTTTTGATAGTAAGCTATATATTGTTTTATAAAATAAAATTTTTCGTGAGGCAAAACTCTCATCCAAAATTGATAATCCATTCTAGAATAGTAGTACTCATTAAAAGATCCATACATAGTGAAAATATTTTTTTTTATAAATGATGCTTGATGTGAGAGTTTGGCTTTGCTCGCAATTCCTAGTTGGTTAGTTAAATTTTTAGATGGAAGAGAAAATCCATCAGATCGACAAAATCCAGTCAGAATATTTTGCTCCGAATGCTTCTCCAAAAGAGAAAGAATGTCAAAACGAATAAAATAGTCACCAGAGTTCATAAAATTTAGCCAACTATTTTTGGAAAGTAGTAATGCTTTGTTGAAGGCATGACTGATGCCACGGTCAGGCTCACTGATCCAGTATGTTAAATGTTCGTTATATTTCTGAATAAGTTCGACTGTGCCATCAGTACTTCCACCATCAATAAGAATATATTCAAGTCCATTTCCTTGTTGATTGATAACGGATTGGATTGTCTGTTCTATAAATTCTACATTATTAAAAACTATTGTAATTACGGTGAGATTTTTCTTGGTAAGATTGGAATCATTAAGTAGAAGCCGTCTCCCACCTTCAGCTTTTCGATAAGTATTTCTCGGTAAA
Protein-coding regions in this window:
- a CDS encoding cell division protein ZapB: MSDLLSRLESRIRQAVEKIEEYQLEIDNLKEQNTVLEAERQEMHDKLALLIDSFEELEAAADECESSAEITEEIEETVEAAEEETAEEIEAANMESSEDNSQDVDVSHHNSHNSVNSYAASPW
- a CDS encoding glycosyltransferase family 2 protein; this translates as MLDRNSHPPTCLSGWIGCCSLLAEAFDEQTWSIDIRYAFGSEIFKQHLIDFLDFNLMHNQNRDYSFAKKKQKLILYICADDLEFPNSYTGFNFTKLPYSKEKFFATNIWHPIPEHYLSASNYQKVYRGLVAIKFLSSDLANFFYSFLNTNLKSKSEKFSTTRSSLNISKVSNICNDNDAVKYTLPRNTYRKAEGGRRLLLNDSNLTKKNLTVITIVFNNVEFIEQTIQSVINQQGNGLEYILIDGGSTDGTVELIQKYNEHLTYWISEPDRGISHAFNKALLLSKNSWLNFMNSGDYFIRFDILSLLEKHSEQNILTGFCRSDGFSLPSKNLTNQLGIASKAKLSHQASFIKKNIFTMYGSFNEYYYSRMDYQFWMRVLPHEKFYFIKQYIAYYQKTGESNKNLVRMYKEELIINSKFLPTVYFLRRLFIIVGSFLYKLLISRYR